In a single window of the Candidatus Poribacteria bacterium genome:
- a CDS encoding sigma-70 family RNA polymerase sigma factor gives METKDDVQLIRRILSGDDAAFNALVRKHQKGIHALAWRKVGDFHIAEEIVQDTFLQVYKHLAQLKNPNQFSGWMYVIASRLCLKWLQKNKNKSAMQSLEDTPVAEIEESSYTHYVSEQRLTESTERRHELVKKLLAQLPESERTVVTLHFLGEMTAKEIGKLLGVSVNTIKSRLRRGRKRLQEQREELLVSETLGSLPFPAHVTERIMEQVAHMKPTPAPVGKPLVPWMAFGTAVVFVILVLGASNQYLARFQKPYSFEAESEPTIEIVDAPIVLDIVSKPSIRNQFGQATTPGKSSSAGMQVSEAVLRSSTLEDSLQFGTSSQWTQGNAPPGGRIQDIFATSEGTVYAVAPTGIYRSEVDATAWTRVNASVPIGESRMPMAEHNGSLYIASVDEIFTSADRGETWYTLGPRPKGHTIGLIITDGPQDVSSQVDLTMYLALRDEGVFRSTDGGTHWHPLNDGLTGEIISAVAVVGKTIFTGTGRGLYRLDSGVWTKLPVETSRAIYSLAVSENNLYVGTGPELLGLTPIETGQVVPTSTSPSIKFFHSADLGASWTEITPSSKTVWRIPSGMLVLAAGETLFASSAMHQYRSTDNGQTWIELSGDTDMIMVNSLPAVVVNEKTFYKAGPFGIFRTTDGGKSWPLLIDGMAGTRLKDLVVFNNRLYAHTGFGVYQSTDEGMSWKKLSIMATAKGTMIIHGPSQPNKAHIYNFFDSKLVVANNNLYCLSPKDNRLLIVRLSTDSDTRSSPVRSIPTFDDEASPGKLQTSSEKTKRYSLSNSSTRDPLSIVSPPVPGGSCVNARRVVVCNDAFYVEHERTLFKWRLGDSEWTNTGLTDRGPSFNDDFRMELKLAVSGETVYVGKRDGKLFQSLDGGNSWRDVTPSLPLYFARFKEITFVGSTVYVATDEGVLSSETGAHWRLITDSAGERAIIDKFAMNGTKVYGIGDAGIYRLDARSQWKQVASDVPDEINALAIANNKLYSATEDRGILHIALEEE, from the coding sequence ATGGAAACAAAAGACGATGTTCAACTGATTCGTAGGATTTTGTCCGGCGACGACGCGGCATTTAATGCCTTAGTCCGAAAGCACCAAAAGGGGATTCACGCGCTTGCATGGCGGAAAGTTGGCGATTTTCACATCGCTGAAGAGATTGTCCAAGACACTTTCCTTCAGGTCTACAAGCACCTCGCGCAACTCAAGAATCCGAATCAGTTTTCCGGATGGATGTATGTCATCGCCAGTCGACTCTGCCTTAAATGGCTTCAAAAGAACAAGAACAAATCTGCGATGCAATCGTTGGAGGACACACCTGTGGCAGAAATCGAAGAATCCTCTTACACACACTACGTATCAGAACAACGACTGACAGAGAGCACCGAGCGCCGTCATGAACTCGTCAAAAAACTTCTGGCACAGCTACCGGAGAGTGAGCGCACAGTCGTAACACTCCACTTCCTCGGAGAGATGACGGCAAAGGAAATTGGGAAACTCTTAGGTGTGTCGGTGAACACGATTAAAAGTCGACTGCGCCGGGGACGGAAACGTCTACAGGAACAACGAGAGGAACTCCTGGTGAGCGAAACGCTCGGGAGCCTCCCATTCCCTGCCCACGTGACCGAGCGTATCATGGAACAGGTGGCTCACATGAAACCGACACCGGCTCCGGTTGGAAAGCCATTGGTCCCGTGGATGGCTTTCGGAACCGCTGTGGTTTTTGTTATTTTAGTGCTCGGCGCGAGTAATCAGTATCTTGCCAGATTTCAGAAGCCGTATAGTTTCGAGGCGGAATCTGAACCCACAATTGAAATTGTGGATGCTCCTATCGTGCTTGATATTGTATCAAAGCCATCTATACGCAATCAGTTTGGGCAGGCTACTACCCCGGGTAAAAGCAGTAGTGCTGGTATGCAGGTTTCTGAAGCGGTTCTAAGATCCAGTACGCTGGAAGATTCTCTTCAGTTTGGCACTTCCTCACAATGGACGCAGGGAAATGCACCGCCAGGGGGACGTATACAGGATATATTCGCGACCTCTGAAGGAACTGTCTATGCTGTTGCACCAACCGGAATATACAGATCAGAGGTAGACGCAACGGCATGGACGCGCGTCAACGCAAGCGTCCCTATTGGCGAATCTCGAATGCCGATGGCAGAGCATAATGGAAGCCTTTATATCGCCTCTGTAGATGAAATATTCACGTCAGCTGATCGTGGTGAGACGTGGTATACCCTGGGTCCCCGACCAAAGGGGCACACAATTGGACTCATCATTACAGACGGCCCCCAGGATGTCAGTTCCCAAGTAGATCTCACGATGTATTTGGCACTCAGAGATGAAGGGGTTTTCCGATCCACAGACGGTGGGACGCACTGGCACCCACTTAACGATGGATTGACAGGCGAGATAATTTCCGCAGTGGCTGTCGTTGGAAAGACTATATTTACGGGGACAGGGCGCGGTCTTTATCGTCTCGATTCAGGTGTTTGGACGAAGTTGCCGGTGGAAACATCAAGAGCCATCTACTCCTTGGCGGTATCCGAAAATAACCTCTATGTTGGAACGGGTCCTGAGTTGTTGGGCTTAACGCCAATAGAGACAGGACAAGTAGTGCCGACAAGCACATCCCCTTCAATCAAGTTTTTCCATTCGGCTGACTTGGGAGCATCGTGGACTGAAATAACGCCCAGTTCCAAAACAGTTTGGAGGATACCATCTGGTATGCTGGTTTTGGCTGCCGGTGAAACGCTCTTCGCGTCAAGTGCCATGCACCAATATCGTTCAACAGATAACGGACAAACCTGGATAGAACTTTCAGGTGATACAGATATGATCATGGTCAATAGTCTTCCAGCTGTGGTGGTGAACGAGAAGACGTTTTACAAAGCTGGACCCTTCGGCATTTTTCGCACAACTGATGGTGGAAAATCGTGGCCCCTACTTATAGACGGGATGGCGGGAACAAGGTTAAAGGATTTAGTTGTGTTCAACAACAGATTATACGCGCATACTGGCTTTGGGGTGTATCAATCAACCGACGAAGGTATGTCTTGGAAAAAACTCTCAATTATGGCTACTGCGAAGGGGACTATGATTATACATGGACCATCACAGCCGAATAAAGCTCACATCTACAACTTTTTTGATTCAAAATTGGTGGTTGCTAACAACAATCTCTATTGTCTTTCACCTAAAGATAACAGATTGTTAATTGTCCGCTTATCTACAGATAGCGATACACGCAGTAGTCCAGTTCGAAGCATACCTACTTTTGATGATGAAGCATCACCCGGTAAGTTACAAACAAGTAGCGAGAAAACGAAACGGTACTCCTTATCTAACAGTTCTACAAGAGACCCTCTATCAATCGTTTCACCGCCTGTTCCTGGTGGGTCATGCGTGAATGCCAGAAGGGTTGTCGTCTGTAACGATGCGTTCTACGTAGAACATGAACGCACTCTTTTTAAGTGGAGACTTGGTGATTCAGAGTGGACAAATACGGGATTAACAGACAGGGGGCCATCGTTTAATGACGACTTCAGGATGGAACTCAAATTAGCGGTTTCGGGAGAAACCGTCTACGTCGGGAAACGCGATGGTAAACTGTTTCAATCGCTTGATGGGGGGAACAGTTGGAGAGATGTTACGCCAAGCCTACCGCTTTACTTTGCCCGTTTCAAGGAGATAACCTTTGTTGGTTCCACAGTTTATGTTGCAACGGATGAAGGGGTCTTGAGTTCAGAAACGGGCGCACACTGGCGCTTGATAACAGATAGTGCTGGGGAGCGTGCCATCATAGATAAATTTGCAATGAACGGCACCAAAGTTTATGGTATCGGCGATGCGGGGATCTATCGTTTGGACGCTCGTAGCCAATGGAAACAGGTCGCTTCAGATGTGCCAGATGAAATCAATGCTCTCGCTATCGCTAACAATAAACTCTATAGTGCTACTGAAGACCGTGGGATATTGCACATCGCGCTTGAAGAAGAGTAG
- a CDS encoding DUF1080 domain-containing protein: MKALSIGLGIFILTSSVWVGTFVETFDDNGDLEKWQELTILGFDSPGLWNIDDGELQYILDFDDGGFGSLLTTGDEMWQDYSIEFDVKPLIKRGEGNIAIAARISQAWGVVCTIGDGPFPDPESMARCYGGNLRGLASLTLAKEPHPLLKRRWHHLKLSVKRNVLTFWINGKQVLGPVILEAKIVEGGMEFPDYLNGKVGLGVTNYSVLFDNITITGNDIPNQRGLSVTPSAKLATTWGHLKQL, translated from the coding sequence ATGAAAGCCTTAAGCATTGGATTGGGCATATTTATTCTAACCTCTTCCGTATGGGTGGGAACATTTGTGGAGACTTTCGATGACAACGGAGATCTTGAAAAGTGGCAAGAATTGACCATACTTGGCTTCGATTCCCCCGGTCTTTGGAATATCGATGATGGCGAACTTCAGTATATACTGGACTTTGATGATGGAGGCTTCGGTTCTTTACTTACGACTGGGGATGAGATGTGGCAAGATTACAGCATCGAATTTGATGTTAAACCCCTTATAAAACGAGGGGAGGGAAACATTGCGATTGCGGCGCGAATTAGTCAGGCATGGGGCGTCGTATGTACGATTGGCGACGGGCCCTTCCCCGACCCTGAATCAATGGCGCGCTGTTATGGCGGCAATTTGCGGGGGCTTGCCTCTCTAACCTTGGCAAAGGAACCTCATCCATTATTGAAAAGGAGATGGCATCATCTAAAGTTGAGCGTTAAGAGAAATGTTTTGACTTTTTGGATTAATGGCAAGCAAGTTCTCGGACCCGTAATTTTAGAAGCGAAAATTGTTGAAGGTGGAATGGAGTTTCCTGATTATCTTAATGGTAAAGTCGGTCTTGGGGTTACAAATTATTCGGTGCTCTTTGATAACATTACCATCACGGGCAATGATATTCCAAATCAGCGTGGGTTATCCGTAACACCGAGTGCCAAACTTGCGACCACCTGGGGACACTTGAAGCAGCTTTAG